A window of Rhodococcus sp. SGAir0479 contains these coding sequences:
- a CDS encoding phage holin family protein — protein sequence MTFVIRLVINAVAIWLAGQWLSGIEIADSGQGTGTDLLILLGIALVFTVVNAFVKPIVKLLSLPLLILTLGLFTLVINALMLLLTAWLSSQTEWGLSIDGFWTAVWGALIISVVNFVLSALVPDKR from the coding sequence ATGACATTCGTGATTCGCCTGGTGATCAACGCGGTCGCCATCTGGCTCGCCGGACAGTGGCTGAGCGGGATCGAGATAGCCGACTCGGGTCAGGGCACCGGCACGGACCTGCTGATCCTGCTCGGTATCGCCCTGGTCTTCACCGTCGTCAACGCGTTCGTGAAGCCGATCGTGAAGCTGCTGTCGCTGCCGCTGCTGATCCTGACACTCGGGCTGTTCACGCTCGTGATCAACGCGCTGATGCTGCTGCTCACGGCATGGCTCAGTTCGCAGACCGAGTGGGGGCTCAGCATCGACGGCTTCTGGACCGCGGTGTGGGGCGCGCTCATCATCTCGGTGGTGAACTTCGTACTCAGTGCCCTCGTCCCGGACAAGCGCTGA
- a CDS encoding ABC transporter permease yields MTTTLTSPARQTTATVEATERIGLRDAIAHSFTMAYRGILKIKHNPEQLFDVVIQPVIFTFMFTYIFGGAISGDVKSYLPIIIPGILVQTVITTSIVTGTQLREDMDKGVFDRFKSLPIARIAPLSGALLADVVRYLIATTITVVVGVAMGYRPGGGFVGVVGAALLVMVCAFAISWIFALMGVLMSKASAVQGVSMMILFPLTFMSNAFVPADTMPGWMQAFVNVNPVSHLVTAVRELANDGHFGIHGVWALLGAAVIVAIMAPLTVRTYMRKA; encoded by the coding sequence ATGACCACCACCCTCACCTCCCCCGCGCGGCAGACCACCGCCACCGTCGAGGCCACCGAGCGCATCGGTCTACGGGACGCGATCGCACACAGCTTCACCATGGCCTACCGGGGCATCCTCAAGATCAAGCACAACCCCGAGCAGCTGTTCGACGTGGTGATCCAGCCGGTCATCTTCACGTTCATGTTCACCTACATCTTCGGCGGCGCGATCTCGGGTGACGTGAAGTCGTACCTGCCGATCATCATCCCGGGGATCCTGGTCCAGACCGTCATCACGACGTCGATCGTGACGGGCACGCAGCTGCGCGAGGACATGGACAAGGGCGTATTCGACCGCTTCAAGTCCCTGCCGATCGCCCGGATCGCACCGCTGTCGGGTGCACTGCTCGCCGACGTCGTGCGCTACCTCATCGCCACCACCATCACGGTGGTCGTCGGCGTCGCGATGGGGTACCGCCCCGGCGGCGGGTTCGTCGGCGTGGTGGGCGCTGCGCTGCTCGTCATGGTGTGTGCGTTCGCGATCAGCTGGATCTTCGCCCTCATGGGTGTGCTGATGAGCAAAGCGTCTGCGGTGCAGGGTGTCTCGATGATGATCCTGTTCCCGCTGACTTTCATGTCGAATGCGTTCGTACCGGCGGACACGATGCCGGGCTGGATGCAGGCGTTCGTGAACGTCAATCCGGTCTCCCACCTGGTGACGGCGGTGCGTGAGCTGGCCAACGACGGCCACTTCGGCATCCACGGGGTGTGGGCCCTGCTCGGTGCCGCGGTGATCGTCGCGATCATGGCGCCGCTGACGGTGCGCACCTACATGCGCAAGGCCTGA
- a CDS encoding inorganic pyrophosphatase, translated as MTNLAAFFTALDELVRKAPLRIDRPQGSAHPRFPDIVYPLDYGYLEETAGGDGEGVDVFRGSVDGAGVVGVALTADLTKRDVEVKVLLDCSDGEIELVEHFLRERVRLNSAVVRRA; from the coding sequence ATGACGAACCTCGCGGCGTTCTTCACGGCCCTCGACGAGTTGGTCCGCAAGGCGCCGTTGCGGATCGATCGCCCGCAGGGGAGTGCGCATCCGCGCTTCCCCGACATCGTCTATCCGCTGGACTACGGCTATCTCGAGGAGACCGCCGGCGGCGACGGCGAGGGGGTGGACGTGTTCCGCGGGTCGGTGGACGGCGCCGGTGTCGTCGGGGTCGCGCTCACCGCGGACCTCACCAAGCGTGACGTCGAGGTCAAGGTGCTGCTCGACTGTTCGGACGGGGAGATCGAGCTGGTCGAGCACTTCCTGCGCGAGCGCGTCCGGCTGAACTCGGCGGTCGTCCGCCGGGCCTGA
- a CDS encoding 1,4-dihydroxy-2-naphthoate polyprenyltransferase, producing MASVSQWIEGARPRTLPNAIAPVFAGTGAAASLDGAVWWKALLALVVSLALIVGVNFANDYSDGIRGTDDDRVGPLRLVGSGLATPASVKAAAMSCFAVAAVAGVVLALVSAWWLILVGAVCILGAWYYTGGRKPYGYSGFGEIAVFVFFGLVAVLGTEFVQAGRVDWAGLLAAIAVGSYSSAVLVANNLRDIPTDTESGKITLAVKLGDARTRALHLALLIVPFVATLALVVRTPWALFGLLALPLAVKANAPVRAGGRGPALIPALAVTGQSMLVWAAATGLALGLG from the coding sequence ATGGCTTCTGTCTCCCAGTGGATCGAGGGCGCCCGCCCGCGCACGCTCCCGAACGCGATCGCTCCCGTGTTCGCCGGTACCGGAGCGGCCGCGTCGCTCGACGGGGCGGTGTGGTGGAAGGCGCTGCTGGCCCTGGTCGTCTCGCTCGCGCTGATCGTCGGCGTGAACTTCGCCAACGACTACTCGGACGGCATCCGCGGCACCGACGACGACCGGGTGGGGCCGCTGCGCCTGGTGGGTTCCGGTCTGGCGACGCCGGCGTCGGTCAAGGCGGCCGCGATGAGCTGTTTCGCGGTGGCCGCGGTGGCCGGTGTCGTGCTGGCCCTCGTCTCGGCGTGGTGGCTGATCCTCGTCGGGGCCGTCTGCATTCTGGGGGCCTGGTACTACACCGGCGGCAGGAAGCCGTACGGCTACAGCGGTTTCGGTGAGATCGCGGTGTTCGTGTTCTTCGGTCTGGTGGCGGTGCTCGGCACCGAGTTCGTGCAGGCCGGCCGGGTGGACTGGGCGGGTCTGCTCGCCGCGATCGCGGTGGGCTCGTATTCGAGCGCCGTCCTGGTCGCCAACAACCTGCGCGACATCCCCACCGACACCGAGTCCGGAAAGATCACGCTCGCAGTCAAACTCGGCGACGCCCGCACCCGCGCGCTGCACCTGGCGCTGCTGATCGTGCCGTTCGTCGCGACGCTGGCCCTGGTGGTGCGCACGCCGTGGGCGCTGTTCGGACTGCTCGCACTACCGCTGGCGGTCAAGGCCAATGCCCCGGTGCGCGCCGGCGGCCGGGGCCCCGCGCTGATCCCCGCCCTCGCGGTCACGGGGCAGTCGATGCTGGTGTGGGCCGCGGCCACCGGGCTGGCACTGGGCCTGGGCTGA
- a CDS encoding BTAD domain-containing putative transcriptional regulator, which produces MTRPSQTPAPAEPPVVVALLGAVSTRRDGALVPLPGPRARSLLVALARRPGHSRSAAALVEDVWGDAPPKSPANALHTQISRLRSALPDGAIEAGPAGYRLTLDPQQVDLARARRLARHAGQCHADGDQQGALAAVRQARALWRGDPGADLPDGPLADDLRTEAAGHRSALDAVELAALVAAEQYADALPIARAAAGARPLDEDVHALLMESLRGAGRSAEALAVFADLRGRLADRLGVDPSARLIDLNATILRGEPAPAPAKDGAGTPESANRVPPIVIGLRAAPNPLLGRKTDLAALELLLESSRVVTVLGPGGTGKTRVAHALGGEVSARMPVALVELAPLRSGEDVIAAISGTLGLSEADLAPGGLTRTRIHDARQRLRDALAARPSLLILDNCEHLIDDVADVVADLIAASPHLSVLATSRAPMAITAEAVYPLPPLAIEEDGSPAVELFRTRALAVRPSVRLDRGEVERLCRTLDGLPLAIELAAARVRTLSVEEINARLVDRFALLRSGDRTSPERHRTLRAVIDWSWNLLADVERATLRRLCRFPGGFTADAAVAVAQWGDVVDVADALEGLVNQSMLSVVEPADGADTGLRYHMLETVREFGEEQSQVDEATEVRTRTVAWAEGLAREVFRDFTSGRQIAAAHRAEAEHDNLLAVLRYAVSDERVRTVYTVFPVLGGMWALRGAHSEVFNWAPRVIALDATGPGPSEVPGDLLASAYVLAASHAAMGGDRRSVAIARTRLRRLLAARTDLSESSRVNGALMLVPGSGRGLARLLASAVRSADPGARGSALMARANLRENNGDLFGSEADSLQALALAEQTNDSWGLAMVCQHLGSLCAQSTRYEEAAEFYRRSAAGLWELHLYDESLQVRGFMVVALIGAGRIADARAELAALVPMHASTAGAGANGENTHNQVTLAASTAEVDLAVGAVDRGLAEYRRAALHTGDLASELPADPLEVMVAAAVVDAHVLAQRPEAVADLAHRLAKVSRERLGPGGYPDLPQTGAVACAVGSFCIATGRGGAARALRLLALATRVHARQDYPSMRLDRHLEAARTVLGADAVAAALTSVRGTPRAAARHEILELLPMPQE; this is translated from the coding sequence GTGACGAGGCCATCCCAGACGCCGGCGCCCGCGGAGCCGCCTGTCGTGGTGGCGCTGCTGGGTGCGGTCTCCACGCGCCGCGACGGCGCCTTGGTGCCGCTGCCCGGTCCGCGGGCGCGCAGCCTCCTGGTGGCACTCGCGCGCCGGCCGGGCCACAGCCGCAGCGCGGCGGCGCTGGTCGAGGACGTCTGGGGGGACGCCCCGCCGAAATCGCCCGCGAACGCGCTGCACACCCAGATCTCGCGATTGCGCTCGGCGCTGCCCGACGGCGCCATCGAGGCCGGCCCCGCCGGGTACCGGCTGACGCTCGATCCGCAGCAGGTGGATCTGGCGCGGGCGCGCCGGTTGGCCCGCCACGCCGGCCAGTGCCACGCGGACGGCGATCAGCAGGGCGCGCTGGCCGCGGTCCGGCAGGCCCGGGCGCTGTGGCGCGGCGATCCCGGCGCGGACCTGCCCGACGGCCCGCTCGCCGACGACCTGAGGACCGAGGCGGCCGGCCACCGCAGCGCACTGGACGCCGTCGAACTCGCGGCGCTGGTGGCCGCCGAGCAGTACGCGGACGCGCTGCCGATCGCGCGCGCCGCCGCCGGCGCCCGACCGCTCGACGAGGACGTCCACGCGCTGCTCATGGAATCCCTGCGCGGCGCGGGGCGGTCCGCCGAGGCGCTCGCGGTGTTCGCCGATCTGCGGGGCCGGCTGGCCGACCGGCTGGGCGTCGATCCGTCCGCGCGGCTGATCGACCTCAACGCCACGATCCTGCGCGGCGAGCCGGCTCCCGCGCCGGCGAAGGACGGTGCCGGGACACCGGAGTCGGCGAACCGGGTGCCGCCCATCGTGATCGGGCTGCGGGCGGCGCCCAACCCGCTGCTGGGACGGAAGACGGACCTGGCGGCGCTCGAACTGCTGCTGGAGTCCTCCCGGGTCGTGACGGTCCTCGGGCCCGGCGGCACCGGGAAGACCCGTGTGGCGCACGCCCTCGGCGGGGAGGTGTCGGCGCGGATGCCCGTCGCGCTCGTCGAGTTGGCGCCGCTGCGCAGCGGGGAGGACGTCATCGCCGCGATCAGCGGCACGCTGGGGTTGAGTGAGGCCGACCTGGCCCCGGGCGGGCTCACCCGCACCCGGATCCACGACGCCCGGCAGCGGTTGCGCGACGCGCTGGCGGCGCGGCCGTCCCTGCTCATCCTCGACAACTGCGAGCACCTGATCGACGACGTCGCCGACGTGGTGGCCGACCTCATCGCGGCCAGTCCGCACCTGTCGGTGCTGGCCACCAGCCGCGCGCCGATGGCGATCACGGCCGAGGCGGTCTATCCGTTGCCGCCGTTGGCCATCGAGGAGGACGGCTCGCCCGCGGTGGAGCTGTTCCGCACCCGGGCGCTGGCGGTGCGCCCGTCGGTGCGGCTCGACCGCGGTGAGGTGGAGCGGTTGTGCCGGACGCTCGACGGTCTGCCGCTCGCGATCGAACTCGCGGCGGCCCGCGTCCGCACGCTGAGTGTCGAGGAGATCAACGCCCGGCTCGTGGATCGCTTCGCGCTGCTGCGATCGGGGGATCGCACGTCGCCCGAGCGGCATCGCACGCTGCGCGCGGTGATCGACTGGAGCTGGAACCTGCTCGCCGACGTCGAGCGGGCGACGCTGCGCCGACTGTGCCGGTTCCCCGGCGGCTTCACCGCCGACGCCGCTGTCGCGGTGGCGCAGTGGGGCGACGTCGTCGATGTCGCCGACGCGCTCGAGGGGCTGGTGAACCAGTCGATGCTGTCGGTGGTGGAGCCCGCCGACGGCGCCGACACCGGACTGCGCTACCACATGCTCGAGACCGTCCGTGAGTTCGGCGAGGAGCAGTCCCAGGTCGACGAGGCCACCGAGGTGCGCACCCGCACCGTGGCGTGGGCCGAGGGCCTCGCGCGGGAGGTGTTCCGCGACTTCACATCCGGTCGGCAGATCGCGGCGGCGCACCGCGCCGAGGCCGAGCACGACAATCTGCTGGCCGTGCTCCGGTACGCGGTTTCCGACGAGCGCGTCCGCACCGTCTACACGGTCTTCCCGGTGCTCGGCGGCATGTGGGCGCTGCGGGGCGCGCACTCGGAGGTGTTCAACTGGGCGCCGCGGGTGATCGCGCTCGACGCAACCGGACCGGGCCCGAGCGAGGTGCCCGGAGACCTGCTCGCGTCGGCGTACGTGCTGGCCGCCTCGCACGCGGCGATGGGCGGCGACCGGCGCTCGGTCGCGATCGCGCGGACGCGGCTGCGGCGGCTACTCGCCGCGCGCACGGATCTCAGCGAGTCGTCGCGGGTCAACGGGGCCCTGATGCTGGTGCCCGGATCCGGACGCGGGTTGGCCCGGCTCCTCGCCTCGGCGGTGCGCTCGGCCGATCCGGGGGCTCGCGGCTCCGCATTGATGGCCCGTGCCAACCTGCGGGAGAACAACGGTGACCTGTTCGGGTCGGAGGCCGATTCGCTGCAGGCGCTGGCCCTGGCCGAGCAGACGAACGACAGCTGGGGGCTGGCGATGGTGTGCCAGCATCTGGGCAGCCTGTGTGCGCAGTCCACTCGCTACGAGGAGGCTGCCGAGTTCTACCGGAGGTCGGCGGCGGGGCTGTGGGAACTGCACCTGTACGACGAGAGCCTGCAGGTGCGGGGGTTCATGGTGGTGGCGCTGATCGGGGCGGGCCGGATCGCCGACGCCCGAGCGGAACTGGCGGCACTGGTGCCGATGCACGCGAGCACGGCCGGCGCCGGCGCGAACGGCGAGAACACGCACAACCAGGTGACGCTGGCCGCGAGCACCGCCGAGGTGGACCTGGCGGTGGGTGCGGTCGATCGTGGGCTGGCCGAGTACCGGAGAGCCGCGCTGCACACCGGCGACCTCGCGTCGGAGCTTCCGGCCGATCCGCTCGAGGTCATGGTGGCGGCCGCGGTCGTGGATGCGCACGTACTCGCGCAGCGCCCGGAGGCGGTCGCCGACCTGGCCCACCGGCTGGCGAAGGTGTCGAGGGAGCGGTTGGGTCCCGGCGGGTACCCCGACCTGCCGCAGACCGGGGCGGTGGCGTGCGCGGTGGGTAGTTTCTGTATCGCCACCGGGCGGGGCGGCGCCGCACGCGCGTTGCGCCTCCTCGCGCTGGCCACGAGAGTGCATGCGCGGCAGGACTATCCGTCGATGCGGCTCGACCGACACCTCGAGGCGGCGCGTACGGTCCTCGGTGCCGACGCCGTCGCGGCGGCGCTGACGTCCGTGCGAGGGACACCGCGCGCCGCCGCGCGTCACGAGATCCTCGAGCTGCTGCCGATGCCGCAGGAGTGA
- a CDS encoding VOC family protein, with protein sequence MGVRRVVSNIRAESTAASRDFYGTLGFEEVMNLGWVMTMASPSNPTAQVTFMGPDATAPAHPDLSVEVDDVDAVYAAMLARGATIVHPLQDEEWGVRRFFVRDPDGKVVNVLEHRA encoded by the coding sequence ATGGGTGTCCGCCGAGTCGTCTCGAACATCCGGGCGGAGTCGACCGCCGCGAGCCGTGACTTCTACGGGACGCTCGGGTTCGAGGAGGTGATGAACCTCGGGTGGGTGATGACCATGGCGTCGCCCTCCAACCCCACCGCGCAGGTGACGTTCATGGGGCCGGACGCCACCGCGCCGGCCCACCCCGACCTCAGCGTCGAGGTGGACGACGTCGACGCGGTCTACGCGGCGATGCTCGCGCGCGGCGCCACCATCGTCCACCCGCTGCAGGACGAGGAGTGGGGCGTGCGGCGGTTCTTCGTCCGCGACCCGGACGGCAAGGTCGTCAACGTGTTGGAGCACCGCGCCTGA
- a CDS encoding lysophospholipid acyltransferase family protein codes for MTRPDVTLENYDDVYRFYLDHQQNRLLARAAYAALSARFRPRVRYADGARDRLRELLSSDTRLIVVANHLSDRDQYTLAATAWRTPLRRAVGRTRVLAKDELFVDPGLRRKIDMMGSIPVFRSKNHGLRAVADAGRRMMDVSAQRLHRGDVLAIFPEGTCNEGDPTRVQRINTGVGHIAVKARKLGTAPALLAIGISYGPDRSADVHVAAPVLELPGTPMDVTRLVTAELQGAVDHAVAAR; via the coding sequence ATGACCCGACCCGACGTGACGCTGGAGAACTACGACGACGTCTACCGCTTCTATCTCGACCACCAGCAGAACCGGCTGCTGGCCCGCGCCGCCTACGCGGCGCTGAGTGCGCGGTTCCGCCCACGGGTCCGGTACGCCGACGGCGCGCGGGACCGCTTGCGGGAGTTGCTCTCCTCCGACACCCGGCTGATCGTGGTCGCCAACCACCTCTCCGATCGGGACCAGTACACGCTCGCGGCCACGGCCTGGCGCACGCCGCTGCGCCGGGCCGTCGGACGCACCCGCGTCCTGGCGAAGGACGAGCTGTTCGTCGATCCCGGCCTGCGCCGCAAGATCGACATGATGGGGTCGATCCCGGTGTTCCGCAGCAAGAACCACGGCCTGCGCGCGGTCGCCGACGCGGGTCGACGGATGATGGACGTCTCCGCGCAGCGACTGCACCGCGGCGACGTGCTCGCCATCTTTCCCGAGGGCACGTGCAACGAGGGCGATCCCACCCGCGTCCAGCGCATCAACACCGGCGTCGGCCACATCGCGGTGAAGGCCCGCAAGCTCGGCACCGCCCCCGCCCTGCTGGCGATCGGCATCAGCTACGGGCCGGACCGTTCGGCGGACGTCCACGTGGCCGCCCCGGTGCTGGAGCTGCCCGGGACGCCGATGGACGTCACGCGGCTGGTCACCGCCGAGCTGCAGGGCGCGGTCGACCACGCCGTCGCGGCGCGGTGA